A DNA window from Actinokineospora baliensis contains the following coding sequences:
- a CDS encoding UPF0182 family protein yields MATRPPIGLPKLSRRSRILLIIAAALILLLLVGSRLLSTYVNWLWFGEVGFTSVFTTVLWTRIVLFFAVGALVGGLLAVSLWVAYRSRPVFVPVSSADDPLARYRSTVVQRVRLFGIGLPVIMGLIAGSAAQSDWQQIQLLLNGGDFGIKDPQFQIDIGFYAFTLPFITWLINWLFVAVAVAFFGALITHYLFGGIRLAGKGGQLAAPARMQLSITAGVFVLIYAVDYFFERYELLFNKHDLFSGANYTDLNAVLPAKLILMFIAAFCAVAFFAGAFLRNLQLPAIATALLILSGILVGAAWPAVIQQFSVRPNENAKESLSIQRNIDATRAAYGLTEKNVKTEDYAGTTTAAPEKIRSEQSSQNTITNVRLLDPNILAPTFTQREGRENFYGFPEKLDVDRYTIDNKTQDYIVAAREIKTSGLTETQGGWINRHMVFTHGNGFVAAPANTINSALQDSNDQGGYPVFKVSDLTNDGPIKVTQPRIYFGELATDNYAIVGGKDNGRPLEYDTSTSTFGYDGAGGVPIDGLFNKLVFAAHYTERNILFSSQIGEGAKIMYNRNPRDRVSAVAPWLTLDGDPYPAVVNGRILWIIDGYTTLENYPYAQRTALGEATTDSLDGVVRQDNRTISYIRNSVKATVDAYDGAVKLYSITDDDPVLKAWQGVFPGTVSPSSEISDELRSHFRYPEDLFKVQRELLSKYHVSDAAEFFSQKTFWNVPADPTEDGASNATNDGAKQPPYYVLAQAPGQTKATFQITSALNSLNRQFLASWVSVSSDPADYGQIRVLRLPTSGTAQVEGPGQVQNRFQTTPEVAENRTLFNNPSVAPRFGNLLTLPVAGGLLFVEPIYIQRKDANAFPQLARVLVSFGNKVGFAPTIDEALDEVFGKGTGDTATKPGDPTTPPTSSTTPPSTTTTTPPPGGGGTELDQAVQALNTAIAHLRQAQRDGDFTEQGKALAELDAAAKQYDAAKAKAGQTTTPSSPGASPSPTPAPGG; encoded by the coding sequence GTGGCCACTCGGCCCCCGATCGGTCTGCCGAAGCTGTCCCGGCGCAGTCGGATCCTGCTCATCATCGCCGCCGCGTTGATCCTGCTGCTGTTGGTCGGGTCCCGGCTGCTCAGCACCTATGTGAACTGGCTGTGGTTCGGTGAGGTCGGGTTCACCTCGGTGTTCACCACCGTGCTGTGGACCAGGATCGTGTTGTTCTTCGCCGTGGGCGCGCTCGTCGGCGGGCTGCTGGCGGTGAGCCTGTGGGTGGCCTACCGCTCGCGACCGGTGTTCGTGCCGGTGTCCAGCGCGGACGACCCGCTCGCCCGCTACCGCTCCACGGTGGTGCAGCGGGTCCGCCTGTTCGGCATCGGCCTGCCGGTCATCATGGGACTGATCGCAGGCTCGGCCGCGCAGTCGGACTGGCAGCAGATCCAGTTGCTGCTCAACGGCGGCGACTTCGGCATCAAGGACCCGCAGTTCCAGATCGACATCGGCTTCTACGCCTTCACCCTGCCGTTCATCACCTGGCTGATCAACTGGCTGTTCGTGGCGGTCGCCGTCGCCTTCTTCGGCGCGCTGATCACGCACTACCTCTTCGGCGGGATCCGCCTCGCTGGCAAGGGCGGCCAGCTCGCCGCGCCCGCGCGGATGCAGCTGTCGATCACCGCGGGCGTGTTCGTGCTGATCTACGCGGTCGACTACTTCTTCGAGCGCTACGAGCTGCTGTTCAACAAGCACGACCTGTTCAGCGGCGCGAACTACACCGACCTCAACGCGGTGCTGCCCGCCAAGCTCATCCTGATGTTCATCGCGGCCTTCTGCGCGGTGGCCTTCTTCGCCGGTGCGTTCCTGCGCAACCTGCAGCTGCCCGCGATCGCCACCGCGCTGCTGATCCTCTCCGGCATCCTGGTCGGCGCGGCGTGGCCCGCGGTCATCCAGCAGTTCTCGGTGCGGCCCAACGAGAACGCCAAGGAATCGCTGTCCATCCAGCGCAACATCGACGCCACCAGGGCGGCCTACGGGCTGACCGAGAAGAACGTCAAGACCGAGGACTACGCGGGCACCACCACCGCCGCGCCGGAGAAGATCCGCTCCGAGCAGAGCAGCCAGAACACCATCACCAACGTGCGCCTGCTCGACCCGAACATCCTCGCGCCGACCTTCACCCAGCGCGAGGGCCGGGAGAACTTCTACGGCTTCCCGGAGAAGCTCGACGTCGACCGCTACACCATCGACAACAAGACCCAGGACTACATCGTCGCCGCGCGCGAGATCAAGACCTCCGGGCTCACCGAGACCCAGGGCGGCTGGATCAACCGGCACATGGTCTTCACCCACGGCAACGGGTTCGTCGCCGCGCCAGCCAACACCATCAACTCGGCGCTGCAGGACTCCAACGACCAGGGCGGCTACCCGGTCTTCAAGGTCAGCGACCTGACCAACGACGGCCCGATCAAGGTCACCCAGCCGCGGATCTACTTCGGTGAGCTGGCCACCGACAACTACGCCATCGTCGGCGGCAAGGACAACGGCCGCCCGCTGGAGTACGACACCTCCACCAGCACCTTCGGCTACGACGGCGCTGGCGGCGTGCCGATCGACGGGCTGTTCAACAAGCTCGTCTTCGCCGCGCACTACACCGAGCGCAACATCCTGTTCTCGTCGCAGATCGGCGAGGGCGCCAAGATCATGTACAACCGCAACCCGCGCGACCGGGTGAGCGCGGTGGCGCCCTGGCTGACCCTCGACGGCGACCCGTACCCCGCGGTGGTCAACGGCCGGATCCTGTGGATCATCGACGGCTACACCACCCTGGAGAACTACCCGTACGCGCAGCGGACCGCGCTCGGCGAGGCCACCACCGACTCCCTCGACGGCGTGGTGCGCCAGGACAACCGCACGATCAGCTACATCCGCAACTCGGTCAAGGCCACCGTCGACGCCTACGACGGCGCGGTGAAGCTGTACTCGATCACCGACGACGACCCGGTGCTCAAGGCGTGGCAGGGGGTCTTCCCGGGCACGGTCTCGCCGTCCTCGGAGATCTCCGACGAGCTGCGCTCGCACTTCCGCTACCCGGAGGACCTGTTCAAGGTCCAGCGCGAGCTGCTGTCGAAGTACCACGTGTCCGACGCGGCGGAGTTCTTCTCGCAGAAGACCTTCTGGAACGTCCCGGCCGACCCGACCGAGGACGGCGCCTCCAACGCCACCAACGACGGCGCCAAGCAACCGCCGTACTACGTGCTCGCCCAGGCGCCCGGTCAGACCAAGGCGACCTTCCAGATCACCAGCGCGCTCAACTCGCTGAACCGGCAGTTCCTCGCCTCGTGGGTGTCGGTTTCGTCTGATCCGGCGGATTACGGGCAGATCCGGGTGTTGCGACTACCCACCTCCGGCACGGCCCAAGTGGAGGGTCCCGGTCAGGTGCAGAACCGGTTCCAAACCACACCCGAGGTCGCGGAGAACAGAACGCTGTTCAACAACCCCAGCGTCGCGCCGCGGTTCGGCAACCTGCTGACGCTGCCGGTGGCGGGCGGGCTGCTGTTCGTCGAGCCCATCTACATCCAGCGCAAGGACGCCAACGCGTTCCCGCAGCTGGCCAGGGTCCTGGTGTCCTTCGGCAACAAGGTCGGGTTCGCGCCGACCATCGACGAGGCGCTCGACGAGGTGTTCGGCAAGGGCACCGGTGACACGGCGACCAAACCGGGCGACCCGACGACACCGCCGACCAGTTCCACCACGCCGCCGTCCACGACGACCACCACGCCACCGCCCGGCGGCGGGGGGACGGAGCTGGACCAGGCCGTGCAGGCCCTCAACACGGCCATCGCGCACCTGCGGCAGGCCCAGCGCGACGGTGACTTCACCGAGCAGGGCAAGGCACTGGCCGAGTTGGACGCCGCCGCCAAGCAGTACGACGCGGCCAAGGCCAAGGCGGGCCAGACCACCACACCGTCCTCACCCGGCGCATCACCCTCACCCACCCCGGCCCCCGGCGGCTGA
- the smpB gene encoding SsrA-binding protein SmpB, translated as MAKERGRKAIVTNRKARHDYSIIDTYEAGVVLVGTEVKSLREGRASIVDAFATVDDGEVFLRNLFIPEYLQGTWTNHEPRRTRKLLLHRAEISKLIGKIKESGVSLVPLSMYFADGKVKVELALAKGKKAYDKRQDLAKRDANREIAKAVGRRAKGRE; from the coding sequence ATGGCGAAGGAACGCGGGCGCAAGGCGATCGTCACCAACCGCAAGGCCCGGCACGACTACTCGATCATCGACACCTACGAGGCCGGTGTGGTCCTCGTGGGCACCGAGGTCAAGAGCCTGCGCGAGGGCCGGGCGTCCATCGTCGACGCGTTCGCCACCGTCGACGACGGTGAGGTGTTCCTGCGCAACCTGTTCATCCCGGAGTACCTGCAGGGCACCTGGACCAACCACGAGCCGCGGCGCACCCGCAAGCTGCTGCTGCACCGGGCCGAGATCAGCAAGCTGATCGGCAAGATCAAGGAGTCCGGGGTCTCGCTGGTCCCGCTGTCGATGTACTTCGCCGACGGCAAGGTGAAGGTCGAGCTGGCCCTGGCCAAGGGCAAGAAGGCTTACGACAAGCGGCAGGACCTCGCCAAGCGCGACGCCAACCGGGAGATCGCGAAGGCGGTCGGGCGCCGGGCCAAGGGCCGCGAGTAG
- the ftsE gene encoding cell division ATP-binding protein FtsE, producing the protein MIRLEQVSKVYKTSTRPALENVSVQVDKGEFVFLIGPSGSGKSTFLRLLLREEVPSKGRVYVANFDLTRMARRRVPRLRQSIGCVFQDFRLLANKTVAENVAFALEVIGKPRHTIKKVVPEVLELVGLEGKAERMPHELSGGEQQRVAIARAFVNRPLMLLADEPTGNLDPDTSQDIMLLLERINRTGTTVLMATHDHSIVDSMRRRVVELDLGRVVRDDARGVYGVGR; encoded by the coding sequence GTGATCCGGCTCGAACAGGTTTCCAAGGTCTACAAGACCTCCACCCGGCCTGCCCTGGAGAACGTTTCCGTGCAGGTCGACAAGGGTGAGTTCGTCTTCCTGATCGGCCCATCGGGCTCGGGTAAGTCGACCTTCCTCCGGCTGCTGCTGCGCGAAGAGGTCCCCAGCAAGGGGCGCGTGTACGTGGCGAACTTCGACCTGACCAGGATGGCGCGGCGCCGGGTGCCCCGGCTGCGGCAGTCCATCGGCTGCGTCTTCCAGGACTTCCGGCTGCTGGCGAACAAGACCGTCGCGGAGAACGTGGCGTTCGCCCTCGAGGTGATCGGCAAGCCCCGGCACACCATCAAGAAGGTGGTGCCCGAGGTGCTGGAGCTGGTCGGCCTGGAGGGCAAGGCCGAGCGGATGCCGCACGAGCTCTCCGGCGGTGAGCAGCAGCGGGTGGCCATCGCCCGCGCGTTCGTCAACCGGCCGCTGATGCTGCTGGCCGACGAGCCGACCGGGAACCTCGACCCGGACACCAGCCAGGACATCATGCTGCTGCTGGAGCGGATCAACCGCACCGGCACCACCGTCCTGATGGCCACCCACGACCACTCCATCGTGGACTCCATGCGACGACGGGTCGTCGAGCTCGACCTGGGTCGCGTTGTCCGCGACGACGCGCGGGGCGTCTACGGCGTCGGTCGGTAA
- a CDS encoding PPA1309 family protein produces the protein MCAVSTQDLPAAAREVEDFVATGGWDQRPQLFALVPTEDLLREQPDLVGQVDQAAALTPVAQEELPDGDLGAALGTIMWPEAVAGCALVQEILMLPPEAEAELPDTDQDSISAAAANHPSAREARLVAAVLRDGSTACVLRLRAGEDGVDEVVEHPGLAENLTAALLDTLRG, from the coding sequence ATGTGCGCCGTGAGCACCCAGGACCTGCCCGCCGCCGCCCGCGAGGTCGAGGACTTCGTCGCCACCGGGGGCTGGGACCAGCGCCCGCAACTGTTCGCGCTGGTCCCCACCGAGGACCTGCTGCGCGAGCAGCCCGACCTGGTGGGCCAGGTCGACCAGGCCGCCGCGCTGACCCCGGTCGCGCAGGAGGAACTGCCCGACGGCGACCTCGGCGCCGCACTGGGGACGATCATGTGGCCGGAGGCGGTCGCGGGGTGCGCGCTGGTGCAGGAGATCTTGATGCTCCCGCCGGAAGCGGAGGCCGAGCTGCCCGACACCGACCAGGACTCGATCAGCGCGGCCGCGGCCAACCACCCGTCGGCGCGCGAGGCCCGACTGGTCGCCGCCGTGCTGCGCGACGGCTCGACCGCCTGCGTCCTGCGGCTGCGCGCGGGCGAGGACGGGGTGGACGAGGTCGTCGAACACCCGGGTCTCGCCGAGAACCTCACCGCCGCGCTGCTGGACACGCTGCGCGGCTAG
- the prfB gene encoding peptide chain release factor 2, translating into MNPDVAADLKELSTSLANVEAVMDLDGLRAQIADLEEQAARPDLWDDPESAQKVTSKLSHRQGELRKVEDLRSRLDDLGVLYELAEEGGDEDAAAEAAAEQDKLKADISSLEVRTLLSGEYDGRDALVTIRSEAGGVDAADFAEMLMRMYLRWSERHGYPIEVYDTSYAEEAGIKSATFKIAAPYAYGTLSVEQGTHRLVRISPFDNQGRRQTSFAAVEVVPVVEQTDHVDIDEKDLRVDVYRSSGPGGQGVNTTDSAVRLTHIPTGIVVSCQNERSQLQNKASAMAVLQAKLLERRRQEQQAKMDALKDSSSGSWGNQMRTYVLHPYQMVKDLRTEHEVGNPAAVLDGDIDGFLESGIRWRKTHV; encoded by the coding sequence GTGAACCCGGACGTCGCCGCTGACCTCAAGGAACTGTCCACCTCGCTGGCCAACGTCGAGGCGGTGATGGACCTTGACGGGTTGCGCGCGCAGATCGCCGACCTGGAGGAACAGGCCGCGCGGCCGGACCTGTGGGACGACCCGGAGTCCGCGCAGAAGGTGACGAGCAAGCTCTCGCACCGCCAGGGCGAGCTGCGCAAGGTCGAGGACCTGCGCTCGCGCCTCGACGACCTCGGCGTGCTCTACGAGCTGGCCGAGGAGGGCGGCGACGAGGACGCCGCCGCCGAGGCGGCCGCCGAGCAGGACAAGCTCAAGGCCGACATCTCCTCCCTCGAGGTGCGCACGCTGCTCTCCGGCGAGTACGACGGCCGCGACGCGCTGGTGACCATCCGCTCGGAGGCCGGTGGCGTCGACGCCGCGGACTTCGCCGAGATGCTGATGCGCATGTACCTGCGCTGGTCCGAGCGGCACGGCTACCCCATCGAGGTCTACGACACCTCCTACGCCGAAGAGGCGGGCATCAAGTCGGCGACCTTCAAGATCGCCGCCCCGTACGCCTACGGCACCCTCTCGGTCGAGCAGGGCACCCACCGGCTGGTGCGCATCTCGCCGTTCGACAACCAGGGCCGCAGGCAGACCTCGTTCGCCGCGGTCGAGGTGGTCCCGGTCGTGGAGCAGACCGACCACGTGGACATCGACGAGAAGGACCTGCGGGTCGACGTGTACCGCTCGTCCGGTCCCGGTGGACAGGGCGTCAACACCACCGACTCGGCGGTCCGGCTGACCCACATCCCGACCGGCATCGTGGTGTCCTGCCAGAACGAGCGCTCGCAGCTGCAGAACAAGGCGAGCGCGATGGCGGTGCTGCAGGCCAAGCTGCTGGAGCGGCGCAGGCAGGAGCAGCAGGCCAAGATGGACGCGCTGAAGGACTCCTCCAGCGGGTCGTGGGGCAACCAGATGCGCACCTACGTGCTGCACCCGTACCAGATGGTCAAGGACCTGCGCACCGAGCACGAGGTGGGCAACCCCGCCGCGGTGCTCGACGGCGACATCGATGGGTTCCTCGAGTCCGGTATCCGCTGGCGCAAGACCCACGTGTAA
- a CDS encoding zinc-dependent metalloprotease, whose translation MSEFPFGFSVPDPDGDGKGGGKPGGGGQENPFDQLGQMLSQLGQMMSQAGSSTGPVNYDLAKQIAVQKLAGQIGFTAPAEATTAVTDAVHLAEMWLDPVTTLPVGATTTKAWTARDWVEHTLPTWQRLCDPVARRMAGAWVEALPAEAKQQAGPLLAMVGQMGGMAFGSQLGNALAQLGSEVLTVSDIGLPLGPNATAALLPANIEEFTKGLERPASEVLVFIAAREAAHQRLFAHVPWLRQRLLGAVEEFAGGIKVDISALEQLATQVDPANPESIEQAMRSGMLEPKTTPEQQAALARLETLLALVEGWVDLVVGEAVTDRLPGAEALRETLRRRRASGGPAEQTFATLVGLELRPRRLRAATNLWRLVTDKHGIDVRDGLWAHPDLMPTAEDLDEPLDFSDRLSATGPADDPIAQLERTDEPKDD comes from the coding sequence ATGAGCGAGTTCCCGTTCGGCTTCAGCGTGCCGGACCCCGATGGTGACGGCAAGGGCGGCGGCAAGCCTGGCGGCGGCGGTCAGGAGAACCCGTTCGACCAGCTCGGGCAGATGCTCAGCCAGCTCGGCCAGATGATGAGCCAGGCGGGGTCCTCGACCGGGCCGGTCAACTACGACCTGGCCAAGCAGATCGCCGTGCAGAAGCTCGCCGGGCAGATCGGCTTCACCGCACCCGCCGAGGCCACCACCGCCGTCACCGACGCGGTGCACCTGGCCGAGATGTGGCTGGACCCGGTGACGACACTGCCGGTCGGGGCCACCACCACCAAGGCGTGGACCGCCCGCGACTGGGTCGAGCACACGCTGCCGACCTGGCAGCGGCTGTGCGACCCGGTCGCCCGCCGGATGGCCGGGGCGTGGGTGGAGGCGCTGCCCGCCGAGGCCAAGCAGCAGGCAGGTCCGCTGCTGGCGATGGTCGGGCAGATGGGCGGCATGGCCTTCGGGTCGCAACTGGGCAACGCGCTGGCGCAGCTGGGGTCGGAGGTGCTGACGGTCAGCGACATCGGGCTGCCGCTCGGCCCGAACGCCACCGCGGCGCTGCTCCCGGCCAACATCGAGGAGTTCACCAAGGGCCTGGAGCGGCCCGCCAGCGAGGTGCTGGTGTTCATCGCCGCCCGCGAGGCCGCCCACCAGCGGCTGTTCGCGCACGTGCCGTGGCTGCGGCAACGGCTGCTCGGCGCGGTCGAGGAGTTCGCGGGCGGGATCAAGGTCGACATCTCGGCGCTGGAGCAGCTGGCGACCCAGGTCGACCCGGCGAACCCGGAGAGCATCGAGCAGGCCATGCGCTCGGGGATGCTCGAGCCGAAGACGACCCCGGAGCAGCAGGCCGCGCTCGCCCGGTTGGAGACGTTGCTCGCCCTGGTCGAGGGCTGGGTGGACCTGGTGGTCGGCGAGGCGGTCACCGACCGGCTGCCCGGTGCGGAGGCCCTGCGCGAGACGCTGCGCCGCCGCCGCGCCTCGGGTGGTCCCGCCGAGCAGACCTTCGCCACGCTGGTCGGCCTGGAGCTGCGGCCCCGGCGGCTGCGCGCCGCGACGAACCTGTGGCGACTGGTCACCGACAAGCACGGCATCGACGTGCGTGACGGGTTGTGGGCGCACCCCGACCTGATGCCCACCGCCGAGGACCTCGACGAACCCCTCGACTTCAGCGACCGCCTCAGCGCGACCGGGCCCGCCGACGACCCGATCGCCCAACTGGAGCGCACCGACGAGCCCAAGGACGACTAG
- a CDS encoding PadR family transcriptional regulator produces MSELNATAAALLGLLHEGPQTGGQLVSAARERFGSFFSVTRSQVYRELPALADAGLVRLGKQGPRSSQQYVITAAGKKAFKTWLGGEPGPDHLRSPLILRLVHASTLTAKQRVGLIDSAKQVYNGEHEAAKNAVKTAEDPYAKAIAEFGVARAKAVLKLLDSIPKS; encoded by the coding sequence GTGTCTGAACTGAATGCGACCGCCGCCGCCCTGCTCGGCCTGCTGCACGAGGGCCCGCAGACCGGTGGCCAGCTGGTGTCCGCGGCAAGGGAGCGCTTCGGCTCCTTCTTCAGCGTGACGCGCAGCCAGGTCTACCGCGAACTGCCCGCGCTCGCCGACGCCGGTCTCGTCCGCCTCGGCAAGCAGGGTCCCCGCTCCAGCCAGCAGTACGTGATCACCGCGGCTGGCAAGAAGGCGTTCAAGACCTGGCTCGGTGGCGAGCCCGGTCCCGACCACCTGCGCAGCCCGCTGATCCTGCGGCTGGTGCACGCCAGCACCCTGACCGCCAAGCAGCGCGTCGGCCTGATCGACTCGGCCAAGCAGGTCTACAACGGTGAGCACGAGGCGGCCAAGAACGCCGTCAAGACCGCCGAGGACCCGTACGCCAAGGCGATCGCCGAGTTCGGTGTGGCGCGGGCCAAGGCCGTGCTCAAGCTGCTGGACTCCATCCCCAAGTCCTGA
- a CDS encoding amidohydrolase family protein gives MGPGSDAEVAGLVRGLGVPGLVDVHVHFLPERVQRKVWAYFDDAERTYGLAWPIHYRGSEGQRVATLRALGVVGYAPLVYPHKPGMAEWLTEWVLEFAARVPEAVPTATVFPEPSVIGYLETALRAGVRCVKAHVQVGGYDPREPVLDPAWGMLAEAGVPVVVHCGHGPLPGEFTGLPVFEEVLRRHPRLTAVLAHAGMPETARALDLAGRYSRVYLDTTMVGVEFTLRSAPLPPDWTARLADLGDRVVLGTDFPSIPYSYAEQLRAIWDWAQAPGLGEPFLRAVLHDNGARLLALGEHAGGTEPDSGKLT, from the coding sequence GTGGGCCCCGGCAGCGACGCCGAGGTCGCCGGGCTGGTCCGCGGTCTTGGCGTGCCCGGCTTGGTCGACGTGCACGTGCACTTCCTGCCGGAGCGGGTGCAGCGCAAGGTGTGGGCGTACTTCGACGACGCCGAGCGCACCTACGGGCTGGCCTGGCCGATCCACTACCGGGGGTCGGAGGGTCAACGCGTGGCGACGCTGCGGGCACTCGGCGTGGTCGGGTACGCGCCGCTGGTCTACCCGCACAAGCCGGGCATGGCCGAGTGGCTCACCGAGTGGGTCCTGGAGTTCGCGGCCAGGGTGCCCGAGGCGGTGCCCACCGCGACCGTCTTCCCGGAACCGTCGGTCATCGGGTACCTGGAGACCGCTCTGCGCGCGGGCGTCCGGTGCGTGAAGGCGCACGTGCAGGTCGGCGGTTACGACCCGCGAGAGCCGGTGCTGGACCCCGCGTGGGGGATGCTGGCCGAGGCGGGCGTGCCGGTGGTTGTGCACTGTGGACACGGTCCGCTGCCGGGTGAGTTCACCGGGCTGCCGGTGTTTGAAGAGGTGCTGCGCCGCCACCCCCGGTTGACCGCCGTCCTCGCGCACGCGGGCATGCCGGAGACGGCTCGGGCGTTGGACCTCGCGGGGCGCTATTCGCGGGTATACCTGGACACGACGATGGTCGGCGTCGAGTTCACCCTCCGGTCGGCGCCGCTGCCGCCGGACTGGACGGCACGGTTGGCTGACCTCGGCGACCGCGTGGTGCTCGGTACCGACTTCCCGAGCATCCCGTACTCCTACGCCGAGCAGCTGCGGGCCATCTGGGACTGGGCCCAGGCCCCTGGCCTGGGCGAACCGTTCCTGCGGGCGGTGTTGCACGACAACGGGGCCAGGTTGCTCGCTCTGGGCGAACACGCCGGGGGAACAGAACCCGACTCAGGGAAGTTGACGTGA
- a CDS encoding YlbL family protein, translating into MSTAPESPAAHPAEHEQPTVRAALTRRGWTMVVSAVVTAALLLVGLLVPIPYVSLGPGPTYDTLGSVEGVQVVQIEGEPSHQTTGQLRMTTVSVNDEITLFGALGLWVSGRYALAPREDYFRPGETEEDIDRQNTKMFQDSQSNAEIAALRHLKYPMKVIAQEITSGAPADKVLAPGDQLIQVNGKKVAAAADVRGALAGTTPGQSIDITYKRDGQEKTASITLAKATDFGQDERQEGFIGLGAGERPDVDFKTTIRLQNVGGPSAGLIFALAIIDRLTDDDLAGGATIAGTGEIDAEGNVGRIGGIPFKMVAAKEAGVSVFLVPEGNCAEAKDNAPDGLRLVKVSTLDGAVQALKDIKAGRPVPSC; encoded by the coding sequence GTGAGCACCGCACCGGAGTCACCCGCCGCGCACCCCGCCGAGCACGAGCAGCCCACCGTGCGGGCGGCGCTCACCCGGCGCGGCTGGACGATGGTGGTCAGCGCGGTGGTGACGGCCGCGTTGCTGCTGGTCGGCCTGCTGGTGCCGATCCCGTACGTCTCGCTGGGACCCGGCCCGACCTACGACACCCTCGGGTCGGTCGAGGGCGTGCAGGTCGTGCAGATCGAGGGCGAGCCCAGCCACCAGACGACCGGTCAGCTGCGGATGACGACGGTGTCGGTCAACGACGAGATCACCCTCTTCGGCGCGCTGGGCCTGTGGGTCAGCGGCCGCTACGCGCTGGCCCCCCGCGAGGACTACTTCCGCCCGGGTGAGACCGAAGAGGACATCGACCGGCAGAACACCAAGATGTTCCAGGACTCCCAGAGCAACGCCGAGATCGCCGCGCTGCGGCACCTGAAGTACCCGATGAAGGTCATCGCCCAGGAGATCACCTCGGGCGCGCCTGCCGACAAGGTCCTGGCGCCGGGGGACCAGCTGATCCAGGTCAACGGCAAGAAGGTGGCCGCGGCCGCCGACGTGCGCGGGGCGCTGGCGGGCACCACGCCGGGGCAGAGCATCGACATCACCTACAAGCGTGACGGTCAGGAGAAGACCGCGAGCATCACCCTGGCCAAGGCCACCGACTTCGGGCAGGACGAGCGCCAGGAGGGGTTCATCGGCCTGGGCGCGGGGGAGCGCCCGGACGTGGACTTCAAGACCACCATCCGGCTGCAGAACGTCGGCGGCCCGTCAGCGGGCTTGATCTTCGCGCTGGCCATCATCGACCGGCTCACCGACGACGACCTCGCGGGCGGCGCCACGATCGCGGGCACCGGTGAGATCGACGCCGAGGGCAACGTCGGCCGCATCGGGGGCATCCCGTTCAAGATGGTCGCCGCCAAGGAGGCGGGCGTGAGCGTGTTCCTGGTGCCCGAGGGCAACTGCGCCGAGGCCAAGGACAACGCGCCGGACGGGCTGCGGCTGGTGAAGGTGTCCACCCTCGACGGTGCGGTCCAGGCACTCAAAGACATCAAGGCCGGGCGCCCGGTCCCCAGCTGCTAG
- the ftsX gene encoding permease-like cell division protein FtsX yields the protein MRASFVFSEVVTGLRRNITMTIAMIITTAISLLLLGGGLLVVRMIDNTKELYQDKVEVNIYLTNDVSASDKDCKADPCRGLRSQLESDPAVERVEFENRDQAYERFKRIFEAQPELVKLARPEALPSSFNVRLKDPDRPEVIIQTYKGKAGVDSIGDQSQFLDRFFSALNGVRNATFFIAGVMAVAALLLISNTVQLSAFTRRTEVGIMRLVGATRWYTQLPFLLEAVVTGIVGALVAIAMLVGAKLAFLDDVLAQPIKSGVVKSVEAGDLAFVSPILLLIAIVISAFTGYVTLRLYVRT from the coding sequence ATGCGTGCCAGCTTCGTGTTCAGCGAGGTCGTGACCGGTCTGCGCCGGAACATCACGATGACCATCGCGATGATCATCACGACCGCCATCTCGCTGCTGCTGCTCGGCGGTGGGCTGCTGGTGGTGCGGATGATCGACAACACCAAGGAGCTCTACCAGGACAAGGTCGAGGTCAACATCTACCTGACCAACGACGTGTCCGCCTCGGACAAGGACTGCAAGGCCGACCCGTGCCGCGGGCTGCGCTCGCAGCTGGAGTCCGACCCGGCGGTGGAGCGGGTGGAGTTCGAGAACCGCGACCAGGCATACGAGCGGTTCAAGCGGATCTTCGAGGCGCAGCCGGAGCTGGTGAAGCTGGCCAGGCCGGAGGCGCTGCCGTCCTCGTTCAACGTGCGGCTCAAGGACCCGGACCGGCCCGAGGTGATCATCCAGACCTACAAGGGCAAGGCCGGGGTCGACTCGATCGGCGACCAGAGCCAGTTCCTGGACCGGTTCTTCAGCGCGCTCAACGGGGTCCGCAACGCGACGTTCTTCATCGCGGGCGTGATGGCCGTCGCCGCGCTGCTGCTGATCTCCAACACGGTGCAGCTCTCGGCGTTCACCAGGCGCACCGAGGTCGGCATCATGCGCCTGGTGGGCGCGACGCGGTGGTACACGCAGTTGCCCTTCCTCCTCGAGGCGGTGGTCACCGGCATCGTCGGTGCCCTGGTGGCGATAGCCATGCTGGTCGGGGCCAAGCTGGCGTTCCTCGACGACGTGCTGGCGCAGCCGATCAAGTCCGGCGTGGTGAAGTCGGTCGAGGCGGGTGACCTGGCGTTCGTGTCGCCGATCCTGCTGCTGATCGCCATCGTCATCTCGGCGTTCACCGGCTACGTCACCCTGCGCCTCTACGTCCGCACGTAG